Below is a window of Cydia strobilella chromosome 8, ilCydStro3.1, whole genome shotgun sequence DNA.
ATCTCCACTGTCACTCAGTAGTTCCACGTAGCTTAAGCTTAGGTAAAGAACTAAAAGACAAAAGACCATCAAGTGAGGGCCACTTATCATAGAAGTAAAGATAGTTGCCACTTTCATCCTGATATGGTAGCTTCAGGATTGGATTcctgaatgttttttttttcgtatttaaGTATCGGAACTCTATGTTTTTGACTGAAAGTAAACAAATCCTACTTGACGTGAACTACAGCCCAACAACTCCGGACGGAGACGTGGCCCTTTTCTTTAGCAATGCTGAGACGATCTATAActtaaaatatttgatattgtcttcggttaccgcgatagttactcacccgttgaccacgaacgctgtaaagagttcgaaacgtcgggatgtattataaattcaatatacgcgatataatccgttttcatagttttatttcattaaaatatttgaatttagaatcaAATAGACGAGTGAGAAGAGAATACAGAGTCGAAAATAATCAGCAACACGCGGGAGCGAcgcggggcggcgcggcgcgtgcgcagCCGTATGGAGCAATTGTCCCATAGACACGGAGATATCCGTGCTTCCGTCGGCAACCGACGCGTGACCATGACTTCCGGCTGGGGTGCTGACACGGCCGTGACGGAAAATTAGGGCTTTGTTTATGTGTGACGTCATCTACACTGCCCGACTGCTTGCTTAGGTACATACATGACTCATTTTGAACTAATAAGATAAACAGATATGTGTTTCTCGTTAATCGCGAACAAGgtaaagagtccccggcaagctcggccgaattgcacgttcccatacaaacgtagttccgctctcattttaaaactacgagttggattgtaatgaaactttgcacatacaatgacatgaggtatatctaggtctgaaattagtttatatagctccagtttataaaacaaacggaatagagcaaaaacaagttttgtatgaaaaacttattcgctgtatttttttaactatggtatctgaagctacaagctacataaactaattacagacatagatataccttatcctattgtaagtacaaagtttcagagaaatctagatagtcgttttaaaattagagcggaactaagtttgtatggagaaccgagcttgccggagacccttaaataTATAAGAGCGAATCCAAATGTTCGGCATGAGCAATTTAATATTGTTTCTTCGACCAACCCAGTGCATCCTCGGAAGCTTTGGACAACTCATCATCGGAAACATAAAAATGCAAATGCATATCAATGGGTGTGGAAGAAAACATGCTctgttaaattattattgtatctTCCTAAGTCCTGAGTTCCTTTTAAAAGAACAAATTAACATCGAATTTTGAACGATAATGGAATAAAagaaggttccaaattcaaaactgcAATAATGACTCTAGGACTTAGGATACGAAAAAATTttcgcgtcaaaaaaaaaatactttttcctaatcagaacacgatactaCTATTACACTATTTTTGGTTACACCCTGTATAGGCCCGCCTGTAGTGCTAAATTGAAGCTAACTGTCAGTGAAGGCATTCATTTTATACCAGAAGGTCTCCAGTGTAATTGCTCCAATTATACTGTGACTCAGTCAAGAGTTAAAAGTGTAATGCGGAGTATAAAACAGGACTCGCATTGACACCGACAGCCAATTTaactcatttatttaaacttgACCTTCGGATTCCCTATCTGAAGAACTACCGCAAATGTTTGGCTCGTTCGTTTATTTGCatctttatcgctcaaatatgcgAAAGCGACAGAGAAAAATACCTAACGATCAATTTTCGCTGTAGGCTCTCAAACCTATGTCTCCGCTTTCCGGACGCTGCGTACCTACATCGTCAGATTGTATGGGAAGtaaggggctacagtatggggttcttcaaaaaaggagtgtacaggtttttaaagggtcggcaacgcgcatgtaatatctctggtgtccataggctacggtgactgcttaccatcaggcgggccgtatgcttgtttgccaccgtcgtggtataaaaaaaaaaggtgcaAAATTTCTATAAAGCGTGACGCATTGATGCTGTACGCAGAGTACGGCGTCATCCAAAGATCAAGACGTTAAGGATCGCTACAGTTTAAAATGGCATTGTCATATTAACGATGATTGTATTGTACTGACTGCTTACgtaaagtaaaaaaccggccaagtgcgagtcagactcgcgcacgaagggttccgtaccattacgcaaaaaacggcaaacaaatcacgtttgttgtatgggagccacacttaaatatttattttattctgcttttagtatttgttgttatagcggcaacagaaatacatcatatgtgaaaatttcaaaatttcagctatcacggttcatgagatacaggctggtgacagacagacggacagcggagtcttagtaatagggtcccgtttttatcctttgggtacggaaccctaaaaactataagaatatacataggtacttgCATTGTTTAGCATCAGCACTTAATCATAAATTCTGGGTTAGTACCTGGCGGCAGCTGATACCGCTCGTACTCTGGCTGTGTATTCTAATTAATCCACGAGAGCGGACAAGTTGAGTTCTCTGGCAAACTATAATAACTCGAGAACTATTATAACCCAACTATGCGTATCGGAGGCGCATTTTATATTGGTTTGCTCGAGCCTTCGACTCGCCAGTGGTTGGTAAGCAATTATAATGACATCTTATCTTTGTGCAAGTTAACGTTAGATCAATATTTAggatgtgacgtcacaaattcTCCCCTCGACATTTGCAAAAGGTGATGGTCACGGAGAAATGGCCACGCTATCTCGTTCCATTCAAGGTTGGGTGAACACTTAGCCAGGTGTCAGCTATTTAGCATTTAGTGCTGATAAAAGTAACACAAgtagtgtttaaaaataaaaacggtaTACACCGGTTccttccaagggttccgtgtttaagtttAGTCCCATATTTACACCTAATACAATTTGACGTGATAATTAGCAGCAAATAATCTTCGTGTATTTCCGACGGATTAAGGATTCAGTCCATCTTTAGTGAATCAATGTTAGTGAAACATTTAACACCTACTATATGTAGGTCTCTACAATTTTCACGTTAACCCTAGttaaggtaggtataggtattaggtattaatCAGCTGTCAAACAAGCTACAATGAGCTGGAGACATATCCGACCCCCCTACAAGTACAAACAAACTTctataatatgtataagggtGACACTGACTATTTACACGCATTACATCGTTTAGTATTAAAATAGAGACACCGAAGCATCAGAAATTTTCTACGACGTAGGTCTAGACCGGCTTTGTCTTTATAGCATGCCTTGAAGTTATTTGGCCTCGTTGCTAAGTATTTATTGATCCAATACTCATTTCTAAGTACATAATGGAAATGCAATCGTGCCCCTTATCATTATCCATTATTATCTtgttcaattattattatatcattatCTTTTATCGAGTGCCGAACTGAATCCTCTAGGCTTATTAAATGctattggcgttattcataaacgcgttactggcctgaactagctatgaattgtttgtctttatctgtcatcttgacttatgtatttgtaggaaagggataaaacataatttaactaaatcaggcccgtaaagttttataagGGGGTATCACTTTAACTAACATGCGATGCAACATGATAATTAAAACTGCATGCTATCATACAATACAAGTCATAAATCGACCACAGCTGCACTAAAACATTTAGCGCTAACCTTATCTAATCAGAAATTGTTACGCATTCCACGGTATTTATAATCTACAGGCTACACCtcgtaatgaaataaaaatactatttatattagaaaaatattacaaatttattgGTCATAAATATACATAGATAGGGATTTATATTTGCCGCCTGCCTCCGAAAGAGATGCCAGTCTGCTGCCCTTTGTTGGTGCCGTATTGCAAGGAGATGACGTTCTGGCCGGCCTTGAGCTGGGCCTCGCTGAACTCCCGCACGTTCCTGTCGGCCTCCTTGGGCCCGATCGACGGCTTCCCGTAGTTACCGGCTTTCCTTCCCAAAGACTGCAGGCAGATCACGACAGAGTAAAGGTTCTGCCTCTCCCACAAGTCGATGGTCTGGAAAGTTTCCTGAGGAGGTACACCCAGCTTCTTAGCCGCTTCCAAGAAGGCGTTTATGTTCTCCATGCACTTGAATGCCATGGTGGACTGGTTGATCTTCTTAACGGAGCCCTCCTGGATGGCGTTGACTAGCTTACAGAGCAGGGTACCGTCTTTAAGGACTTTGTAGAGGTTTTCGACGTCGCCGGAGGTGTTGGCGGGCTGTCCGGTGAGAACCCTGACCCACTCGAGCGTCTCGCGCGCGACGTCATCGTTATACTTGCTGTTAATTCTGGCCTGGGCGTCAGCGTTGATGCCAGCTTTCCCCGCGCGGTTCTCTGCCATGATGTGTTGTTGGCTTTGCAGACAAGGATCCACTGAGCCTCCTTATGATATCTCGATATGCGTGCGATACGGTCGATAACGATTATCACTTGTTTCACGAATTGACGTCGATTTATTACTGCGGCAATATTGATATCTGTACACTTTTTCCTTTAATTATATGATCGATGTATAAACTATCAAAATCACATGATTACGAGGGATTTAAAGAGTATTAggattataaaaaatctatgaGTATTCGTCGTCGGATAATTAAAAGTTTAGAAGactgtaggtaagtaagtaaataaatattcttattgcaccaaaattattaAGACTGTGTACTAGCTAATTTCAAATAACTTCCGAATGGCGGCTTATTCCGAAAATAGATTCTGATATGATAGAATTATGGGTGATTTTCGGAATCAGCCGACATTCATATGATTCGGATTTACCCGGATACACTTTATAGAACGTAGGTGCCTATTAATGTTCGTAGGATTCAGTATAGATGtagatatttcataaaataataataattaggttACAGAAAAGAGAAATCGTCAATTGGTCCAAGGGTGGTCCATTATATCGTTTATATATTGCCAGCCAACATCTCGATTAGCTCGCAGCATATGGATCAATTAGTTTTCAGAAATTTCGTTATTGAAAGAATTGTCCagaatgtaattttgatttacCATTATATCAACGCTGACGTAACTATACCTATTATCTACTCACGTTCATATTTATATCAGATGATATTGTGCGATAAAATTTAATAGCCGAGCCGACATTCATATTCATACCTAACACATATTGGACTTAGGTATCATAAATGTGTGCCCTACGAGAAACGAAAACACAGTCATACTTACCTATGAACTAATAGAAATATTGATAGTGTAGAGACAGGAATAATAGGTAATAGACCGTATACTACGAGCTTTCAACAGTCTTAGTTGAGATGGTTATAGCACATAGCTGTAGCTATCCATAAGTAAAATTTAATTGTATGGATGAATTAAATTTACCTTTTAACTGCATTTGAAGGGTAATACATAGAAAGAATACGtctctagtcacttttttttctaaaaatgagattttcaatCTCAAAATGCAGAGCTCTACAGGAACAGTTcacttatattattttttgttagtaCTGCGTATCATATAATTTTGCcctgataaataaaataggtatattatgcTGATTCATTTTACATTTCTTTTTGTGCATAGGTAGGTAGGCAATTAGTTTATGATAGCAATCAACACggtaaaaaattattaaaatgatcGAGATATGAGCTACACAAAGAAAAAAGTTTTCAGTTACTTCCATTTTGTCTTAATAAATCCCCCGAGTTCCCAGTCATCATATAGGTATATCCTTATTAGTTATGCACTATGGTAACaacactttggccgtcactatctatttggcGCTGGCGGTTGTGGGTACAGTGCCCACGCCAGGTGTAGGTGCCAGTATGCATGCCAATATCTGCCCATTCAAATTAAGTTGTTTTGTATCATTCAAGGTGTAAATTGTGCAAGCACAAAAACTtctagaccgcgagccaggcgcaaatttcgtcagtcatcgcctcccgggcgaaaactcgtatagcggttaacggctatgtatgatgaaccctcgtgaatgtcagctgccgctccgttggtgggttgaggaatgagAAATATCTTCGTTATTGTcttaaaaaacaacaacaacagttaTTAGCAGATCATGAATCTGATTTTGTCACATTCTTGAAGTgtgttacaattttttatttcatgaaaataataattcatattgTATTTAAAGGAAGTATTTAAAAAGATAACTTTTGCCACCTGGATTTTATGGTAAACAAATTtatagagttggaccaagataagtctgcaacgattttgatagctcaCGCAATAAACATATAACTTGTTTTGCTCGCAATTCATGTTCTTGTCGTGTGGTTGTATTTCTCACAATGAATAAGTCTAGTTGTGTAATGATCTTTTACTCAcatcacaatacaatacatgtaAGTAAATAGTGACTTGTTCAAACATAACTTGTCAGTTGGTACCATctcccacactgttaactgtaccacagaataaataatagtactaggtacagagggttcactctctaacaaaacgcatttattacgacagatatgacgcAGGCGCGAGCAGGTGTCCATTCCGTAGCAGTGCATGGCAACTACTATGCAGGGCCTGATTTACCCACAGGCTAATAATGCTAAAGCCTAGGGCGCAAGGACCAAGGGGGCGCGCCagggggcgcggcggcggctctgAGTTGAGACAAGGGGGGGACGGATATACATAGTCAACCTAGGGCGGTCAGAACTCTAAGTCAGGCCCtgctactatggctagacaccaaaattggtgtgggccgcatgtacttgtagcatCGCGACGAAATTGCGGAGTGAGCCACACCTgcctgtccatcggtggaccttatgccttttgtaataaggttcaccgatgtacagtcgggagtgttgctgtttgtcaTACACTGActataaaaaatacagttttaaatggtaacgtaaacaaacaaattgtaaaattacctagacaaataaattttaaaacctatttttgttttgtatacaaagtgtattatattgtataatgAAAAGGGATAATCTGATAAGAATACTAACATGGTATAATTCtccaattttcattttttcataaaattaactTGTGTCtacaatgtttatttattacctaaaaTTTTTTGTCACAGGTACttggaatttaataaaattattatttaaatatttcttataaaaGTAGAATCTAAGTAAGATGAATCATGTAATGCCGTCTATGGACAAAGAACTTATCTGAATACGGTGATAATCATATTAGATTATCAAAAATAGCGAACCCgataaaattaagtacttatGCCTGTATTATGATTTATAAACGCATTGAAACataaagaatttaaaattattaagctGTCCTATTTCTAATAAGATCAGATCTACTTAGATCGCGAACAACGTGTACAGTTTCCAGCGTTAATAGATTTCTGTGACTCGACTATCAATGATAAGAACTACCAAAATCTAACAAAGGTAAAAAGTTACTTTAGATAGATAAGAGATCTTTATTTGTTtgcaaactttttttattacttaccaaGTATTTGATACGTATTAATATACCACTTTTCACAAAACAGGAACGAGTTAAGATTGAATATCCATTTGTACTATTTCACAATCACAGCACTATCACAAGTTTTGAGCAGCCAAACGACCGCACGAATCCaacaaaaaattgttgacaCAACGAATGGTCAACGGTGTACGCGGCGCGCTGACTATCCGTTCGGAAACGTTTTCTCCCACTTCCACAGCCCCCTCCTCGTGACAGCTTGAAAGTGACAGTTCCGAGCGAActtgtgattggtcaattttaAAATAGAGATGCGTATGTATACATCGTCACACAGTGTTATCGAGAATCGAGTTGACAGACTGTATTTTCGTTACAAATTAACGAAAATTTTACTATCAATTAACTTACTTGAAATATAAAACGAGAGAGCCCTTAAAGGTATTCATATACTTAAAACTGCTACCAAATACTGATTCAAATCAAtgagatttttattaaaaagccATGGATTATTGTGACCCAATAAAGTCTGTAATCTATGACCTATGACACATCGTTCGCTACGCTGGGTTTCTTGACAAAATAAATTGGCAACACATGACACGTATCGAATATGCAacatcaaaaaaaaatgtaattcatATACTCAACGCAGAATAGCgctgtatttaattattattctgcgccaagtcgagcaaaacaaagagacACGGCTGTACCATCCTAtactcgaagccattcaggccattttcaacgtcctgtaaatttgtgttggctaaagctagaaccctgaattttcagtgacacatagggcataatatggcttagatatattcccaagaacattcaatttgaacttgtagcttaagaattattgcacgtcaaagttccttagttttgtcactgacacactcacgatCTTCTAGCATATGGGCCTGCTACAAGTTTTAGATAagcttaaaattttaaacatttaaaacagtttttagcttatcaagccataaaaaaccaaaaaatatttgtaatatcagtcacgtttcaAAGATTTAAGAACtgaataagtaagtttgtaatcccaTATAAATATACGCTATTACTTTTGCAGTCCTACTAACAGTAGGTAAAGTAAAGGTacgatgtacgatgtgagtatgaagatgtatagcgggtatggtgtgggattGGGTATGAGTATTAATTTTATCGTGCTCATGACAGAGCACTGTGGAAgagcttgggggaggcctacgccACGGAGGCGACTACagtcgcaacgcaattcttctactacaaaaaaaaaattgagatgtaatgtgaaaccaagtctgTATTTTGGTCAGTGCCAGAGGGTGTTAGAACCGTATCAATATTAAatagatatctttattttttaatgaagcttattttaaagattACGACCTACTacaaataaagtagaattttactaatgttgtaattctgtaatgcgacatgctaaagacggacTAAAAAATTTGAGAACATAGAATAATTTTCACTTTCAAATTTAACAAACAAAAGTTGAGGGATTTGATTGATATAAGCTACGAGTTCTTAACTCCATAAAGAAATTAGTCTAATTGTATTTTGACGATGGCGCCATCTGAGccttgtttttaaaataactatttaaattgCCAGCTTATGACTCATCCcacataaaatataaagattCGGAATAATTATAGTTGTGGAAtaaatgtcatcagcaaacatgATTTAGTTGTTTGGAAGAAGAAGCAGAAATATCatagaaaattaaatttgttaaaagATCTCCTCATTAAAAGTAATCCGCCTCTAACAAGAACCAAATTGCAGATTGCAGATCACTAGacatgtaagtttattttagaATTTATACGCTTTGTAATACTGTGTTGAGTATTTTCTGTGCAGTTTTTCGATATCGATATTTCCGATTTTAAGTAGTACAACCCTACGTACGTCATTTCGTTACGTTCGGAAATCGACTATTTACAATGCACAAAAATAGAATaaagtagtttatttttatatgtgtaagtggaaatttatttaatttgaaggTCTTTTAATCATTAAATTGAGGTTAGTAGTATATTCTTAAGTAACTTATCATCGATAGCAGTTTGTAAATGCCTGCCAGTTTTAATTGTACTTAGTATTgatcaaagagtagtataatatatatgctCCGGACCAGATCGTTTAGTTTAGAGCGTGATGGTGTGGGTATCTCCCTGCACATCGCCCACAATTCGACGCGTGGTGGCCGTTGCTCTCCACCATAGTACCGCAGATGCATAAGTGAGGAACACACTCATCGCAACCCAGGCGAACAGCCACTGCCACCCGCATCGAATCGTTGTCGAGGAGGGTGCCCAAATGCGGAGATGAAAGCGCATGCAACCACGCCCCCGATTCTGATCTGGACCCCGCCAGAAGCCTCGCTCTATCCGCCCTCACTGCATTCTCTATCAGACCCTCGACAATCTTCTTAATCCCAAAGCTTAAGTAAAGCTTTCAATGAAAACGATTTCGAACCTGATTCatttagccgtttttgagttttcgGAAAAAATCATAAATTGGCGGAGCGCATCCTCTTTTCGGAACTCCATAAACGATAGCCAATCCTTCTTCCACATTGTTAATTAACAATTCATACGAGTATATCGTATAGCAAACACATAAAGGTCCACCACTGATCACTTAAGAGTATTGCTGTTACTTCAAGCGATACGAGCGAGGCTGGTAGCATGGTGAACTAAATGATCAAGTTAATGGCTTCGAGATTGGGGGCCGTAATGAACTCCTCCAACAGCAATATCGTACAACTAGGCGTCGGGTTAACAACTTTGTCGGTGGAGTACATACTGTCATGATAAAAGATCGGGAAAATCGGATACGTAAGTCACCTAGAGGCCCACCAGTGGATAAAAGCAGCAATACTAATATTAATTGAAAATGCCTAGGTAATAGGTATCCTATAAGAATAAAAGAATaaacagtcgctgtggccgaaatcagTCAGGACTCAGGAAAAAGAACAGAAATTTTCTGACGTACTTGATTGTACCTACGTCATTGATGTCTTTGCGGGCATTAACCTTGTTGACGAGCTGATGCGAGTAGGTATTATTAACCCCTCGGAGTCTACCGCCTCAATATCAAGGCAGCAAAAAAACTTCAAGGTGGCTGGCGAATGTCCCTGATATACCTTCTACTACTTACCTATTATATCCGATCCCTGGGTGATAAGGGGTCAAGAGACCTAAATATTGTTAGCGAATATAAAACGTATGTGTCACAGTTAACGTATAGGTACAGACAtggtacagttgccatcagatatatcggagctgccgaggtgctcaaaaatatctgaatacggACTCTGACGCCTTGACAATAATGCGTGTTgcaatatttgtgagcaccttggccgtaTGTATGTGCCGTAACAAATTATGCTATTATccagggatcggataccggtattttttgtatgggaacgaaaacggtattttttcgttctttgctaattatttaatttctaattgggcaatctaataatgcgatgtcgttacctaaaaacacaactgagtcctacatttcgagtacaaaataattcgaaatatatggttattttgaagtttttgcaaaaaactggTTCCGATCCctgtatcaaagaggatataataagatatagagattatttttatatgattttgacccatgttctttcactgatatgcgaacGAAACCGTCaccgccctctatacgagagtaggccaagggtagtggcgccatctgatcgagaatcaaattttcttgattttcgaggcacgttttttccttagactgtatccatctattacggagttatatctatctttgcctgtaTATACCCGTAGTGGAAAATACCCACGCTTCCTAGAATCCTTAACAACAGTTATTTAAACGTTTCCAATTGTCTAACATTTATAACTGACGCCAAAGCCGTGTCACCATGCTTAACAAACGCGATGTAAACAAAACTGTAGCCTCGCTCCGACGTGCCGGGAAACCGGGACAAACTAAAACGCTAATACTTTATCACCTTCTCTTACGtttgaatggggagagaagcaGACAGTAAGATATTtcagaaaatttaaaatatcccGCGTAGAATGAGGTTCGTGTCGATACTCATGGCTTGGGCGGCGGGATTGGTATCGATGGTGTTAAGGTTGGAGCGGTGCTTTTGACGATTGAGGGAGCGGAAACGATTGTAGCAATGAATGGTGTTGATaacagttttttagggttccgtacctcaaaaggaaaaaacggaacccttaaaggatcactcgtgcgtctgtctggctgcccgtctgtccgtctgtcacagcctattttccagtagtttcggagaacttaacacaaatttcaacttaatttaagttgaaatttggtatacatatgtaactttgtgacccaaagacggacatgtaacttaaacaaatgtattataaacacgggggccactttcggggggtaagtgagaaaattaaaaaataaagtttttcaaactatatcgtgttacatatcaaatagaAGAGCTTATTGtaagaatttcaaatatatatttttaataatttgaggataaacagtttagaagttattcaacaaaataggcaaaaaatgaccattccccccctttatctccgaaactactgggtctaaaattttgaaacaaaatacgcaaaatagatctttacctacagattacaggaaaacctattaaaaatgtgtagaaaagcgtgagtcggacttaattacttagtttttgatccgacccctacgggttttttaaagacatttcactcgcgtttcacataaaaaatacattgtttaaattgtgtaatgtacggaacccttggaacgcgagtccgactcgcacttggccggttttttctttgcTGTCCTTTGctgattattttttgttatgttCTACAAAAGTTTTAACTGCTGAGTTATTCATATGGAGTAGCGTGACTTTCTAAAGTTTCAAtagtagttaaataaatgatgCTTAAAAGGATGTGTTTATATTGTACGTCCCAAGAggctacaataaaattaaataaggaaTATTATGAATTGCTTTGGGATAAGAGGTAGCGTTTCCGCTGCGCGTAGGGCGGGACGTGGGGCGGGCGCACGCCGCTATATCGGGGCGCATGCGCAGCGCGGGCGGGCGGCGCAGACGCACGCCGGGCGTGCTCTCAGTACGCGCGCGCCCTCGCCATGGCTCGCTGGCTGAAGGCCCTGGCGGCCGTGTTCctcctcgccgccgccgcgaccGCCGCGCGCAAGTCGCCCCCGAAAGCCGAACCCCAGATCGAGGAGGTTACCGCCAAACAGTTGGATCGAGTACTGGAAGACAAGGACTTCGTCGCGGTGTACTGGTGTAAGTGCGG
It encodes the following:
- the LOC134743352 gene encoding myophilin-like, coding for MAENRAGKAGINADAQARINSKYNDDVARETLEWVRVLTGQPANTSGDVENLYKVLKDGTLLCKLVNAIQEGSVKKINQSTMAFKCMENINAFLEAAKKLGVPPQETFQTIDLWERQNLYSVVICLQSLGRKAGNYGKPSIGPKEADRNVREFSEAQLKAGQNVISLQYGTNKGQQTGISFGGRRQI